One part of the Chrysemys picta bellii isolate R12L10 chromosome 14, ASM1138683v2, whole genome shotgun sequence genome encodes these proteins:
- the CDT1 gene encoding DNA replication factor Cdt1 isoform X2, translated as MAQLRVTDFFSHSKNPARDGPLGTKRRKTRPAGGVAGETRRVARSKSRPTPAPLRIPAGSGHEPRVSLREASPGAKVVGLEKNDGAAVSAAAGLPPLSPQQQLLLASPHTPVRPDPSAPQPPARTLTGRKRCRQELDPELKAGRNAGPPARLPPQETGKRAARKKLVLPADEDPQGTEQETVSSKELKHRLQRLQELTWKAKLPACPSETCSDLKSRLKQVQELESKIRNRKAEEGKGSGQQPSKETCEPTAEASERAPAYQRFHTLAQDLPPGLTLPYKYKVLAEMFRSMDTIVGMLFNRSETVTFAKVKQGVQDLMHRQFEERNVGQIKAVYPTSYKFRQEKNIPTFSSFLKKSSYQLTVEPVLGEEEKVDGRPHLSASRLLERRRVFSRNLVNIVKQHHKTFMASLSPPMVIPDDKLTRWHPRFNVDEVPDIIPAELPQPPQVDKLTTAQEVLTKARSMMTPKMEKALANLALRTAETSPGKHEDPKATPTANTSSALKGVSQALLERIRAKEAQKLQALMTRNPQQEERLVMISRLPEMARLLRNVFVAEKKQALTMEVACTRMLDSYRTTMTSGEMEKHLHLFSELLPDWVVIHPIRKDTYIKLDKSMDLNVLMERLTRMIKEEEKL; from the exons ATGGCTCAGCTCAGGGTGACCGATTTCTTCTCCCACAGTAAAAACCCCGCCCGGGACGGACCGCTGGGCACGAAGCGGAGGAAGACCCGGCCCGCGGGAGGAGTGGCCGGGGAGACGCGCCGGGTCGCCCGCTCCAAAAGCCGGCCTACCCCAGCCCCGCTAAGGATCCCAGCGGGGAGCGGCCATGAGCCCCGGGTGAGCCTCCGAGAAGCCAGCCCGGGAGCAAAGGTGGTCGGATTGGAAAAGAACGATGGGGCGGCGGTGAGCGCTGCAGCCGGGCTGcctcccctgagcccccagcagcagctgctgctggcctccccccacaccccggtGCGCCCCGATCCCAGCGCCCCACAACCCCCGGCACGGACACTGACCGGCAGAAAGCGGTGTAGACAGGAACTGGACCCTGAACTGAAAGCGGGGCGAAAcgccggccccccagccaggctcccGCCCCAGGAGACCGGCAAGAGAGCGGCCAGGAAGAAGCTGGTACTGCCCGCAGATGAAGACCCCCAGGGTACAGAGCAGGAGACG gttTCATCCAAGGAGCTGAAACACCGCCTgcagagactccaggagctgactTGGAAAGCCAAACTGCCCGCTTGCCCCTCTGAGACCTGCAGTGACTTGAAAAGCCGCCTGAAACAAGTGCAGGAGCTAGAATCCAAAATCCGCAacagaaaggcagaggaggggaagggatctGGACAGCAACCATCCAAAGAGACCTGTGAGCCAACTGCGGAAGCCAG CGAGAGGGCACCTGCCTATCAGCGATTCCACACCCTTGCTCAGGATCTTCCCCCAGGTCTCACGCTGCCCTATAAATACAAGGTACTGGCAGAGATGTTCCGCAGCATGGACACCATTGTGGGGATGCTCTTCAATCGCTCAGAGACGGTAACCTTTGCCAAGGTCAAACAGGGTGTCCAAGATCTAATGCACAG GCAGTTTGAAGAGAGGAATGTGGGTCAGATCAAAGCCGTGTACCCCACTTCGTACAAATTCCGCCAGGAGAAGAACATCCCAACCTTCAGCAGTTTCTTGAAGAAATCCAGCTACCAGCTCACCGTGGAGCCAGTGCTGGGGGAAG AGGAGAAGGTAGATGGCCGCCCGCACCTGTCAGCATCGCGCTTGCTGGAACGCAGGAGGGTATTCAGCAGGAACCTGGTGAACATTGTCAAACAGCATCACAAG ACATTCATGgcttccctcagccccccaatGGTCATACCAGATGACAAGCTGACCAGATGGCACCCTCGCTTCAATGTAGACGAGGTGCCTGACATAATACCAGCTGAGTTGCCCCAGCCCCCTCAGGTGGACAAGCTGACCACGGCGCAGGAGGTGTTGACCAAGGCCCGGAGCATGATGACCCCAAAG ATGGAAAAGGCTCTTGCCAACCTGGCTCTAAGAACAGCTGAAACCAGCCCAGGAAAGCATGAGGACCCCAAAGCAACGCCCACGGCCAACACCTCCAGTGCCCTGAAAGGGGTGTCCCAGGCCCTGCTAGAGAGG ATCAGAGCAAAGGAGGCTCAGAAACTGCAGGCTCTGATGACCCGGAATCCACAACAGGAGGAGCGGCTCGTCATGATCTCCCGGCTGCCAGAGATGGCACGCCTCCTACGCAACGTGTTTGTGGCCGAGAAGAAGCAGGCGCTGACTATGGAGGTGGCGTGTACGCGGATGCTCGACAGCTACCGGACCACAATGACATCTG GTGAAATGGAGAAACACCTACACCTCTTCTCAGAGTTGCTGCCTGACTGGGTCGTCATCCATCCAATCAGGAAAGACACCTACATCAAGCTGGACAAGAGCATGGACCTCAATGTCCTTATGGAGAGACTGACAAGGATGattaaggaggaggagaagctctga
- the CDT1 gene encoding DNA replication factor Cdt1 isoform X1 → MAQLRVTDFFSHSKNPARDGPLGTKRRKTRPAGGVAGETRRVARSKSRPTPAPLRIPAGSGHEPRVSLREASPGAKVVGLEKNDGAAVSAAAGLPPLSPQQQLLLASPHTPVRPDPSAPQPPARTLTGRKRCRQELDPELKAGRNAGPPARLPPQETGKRAARKKLVLPADEDPQGTEQETVSSPCSSAALRPPTPSSLNKNVKNLVNVTLSPGPESGLQSGLATLEGNISLKQVSSKELKHRLQRLQELTWKAKLPACPSETCSDLKSRLKQVQELESKIRNRKAEEGKGSGQQPSKETCEPTAEASERAPAYQRFHTLAQDLPPGLTLPYKYKVLAEMFRSMDTIVGMLFNRSETVTFAKVKQGVQDLMHRQFEERNVGQIKAVYPTSYKFRQEKNIPTFSSFLKKSSYQLTVEPVLGEEEKVDGRPHLSASRLLERRRVFSRNLVNIVKQHHKTFMASLSPPMVIPDDKLTRWHPRFNVDEVPDIIPAELPQPPQVDKLTTAQEVLTKARSMMTPKMEKALANLALRTAETSPGKHEDPKATPTANTSSALKGVSQALLERIRAKEAQKLQALMTRNPQQEERLVMISRLPEMARLLRNVFVAEKKQALTMEVACTRMLDSYRTTMTSGEMEKHLHLFSELLPDWVVIHPIRKDTYIKLDKSMDLNVLMERLTRMIKEEEKL, encoded by the exons ATGGCTCAGCTCAGGGTGACCGATTTCTTCTCCCACAGTAAAAACCCCGCCCGGGACGGACCGCTGGGCACGAAGCGGAGGAAGACCCGGCCCGCGGGAGGAGTGGCCGGGGAGACGCGCCGGGTCGCCCGCTCCAAAAGCCGGCCTACCCCAGCCCCGCTAAGGATCCCAGCGGGGAGCGGCCATGAGCCCCGGGTGAGCCTCCGAGAAGCCAGCCCGGGAGCAAAGGTGGTCGGATTGGAAAAGAACGATGGGGCGGCGGTGAGCGCTGCAGCCGGGCTGcctcccctgagcccccagcagcagctgctgctggcctccccccacaccccggtGCGCCCCGATCCCAGCGCCCCACAACCCCCGGCACGGACACTGACCGGCAGAAAGCGGTGTAGACAGGAACTGGACCCTGAACTGAAAGCGGGGCGAAAcgccggccccccagccaggctcccGCCCCAGGAGACCGGCAAGAGAGCGGCCAGGAAGAAGCTGGTACTGCCCGCAGATGAAGACCCCCAGGGTACAGAGCAGGAGACG gtttccagcccctgctccagtgcTGCCCTCAGACCCCCAACCCCGTCCTCCCTTAACAAGAACGTGAAGAACTTGGTGAATGTGACCCTCTCACCAGGTCCAGAGAGTGGGCTGCAGTCTGGCCTGGCTACACTAGAGGGAAACATAAGCCTTAAGCAG gttTCATCCAAGGAGCTGAAACACCGCCTgcagagactccaggagctgactTGGAAAGCCAAACTGCCCGCTTGCCCCTCTGAGACCTGCAGTGACTTGAAAAGCCGCCTGAAACAAGTGCAGGAGCTAGAATCCAAAATCCGCAacagaaaggcagaggaggggaagggatctGGACAGCAACCATCCAAAGAGACCTGTGAGCCAACTGCGGAAGCCAG CGAGAGGGCACCTGCCTATCAGCGATTCCACACCCTTGCTCAGGATCTTCCCCCAGGTCTCACGCTGCCCTATAAATACAAGGTACTGGCAGAGATGTTCCGCAGCATGGACACCATTGTGGGGATGCTCTTCAATCGCTCAGAGACGGTAACCTTTGCCAAGGTCAAACAGGGTGTCCAAGATCTAATGCACAG GCAGTTTGAAGAGAGGAATGTGGGTCAGATCAAAGCCGTGTACCCCACTTCGTACAAATTCCGCCAGGAGAAGAACATCCCAACCTTCAGCAGTTTCTTGAAGAAATCCAGCTACCAGCTCACCGTGGAGCCAGTGCTGGGGGAAG AGGAGAAGGTAGATGGCCGCCCGCACCTGTCAGCATCGCGCTTGCTGGAACGCAGGAGGGTATTCAGCAGGAACCTGGTGAACATTGTCAAACAGCATCACAAG ACATTCATGgcttccctcagccccccaatGGTCATACCAGATGACAAGCTGACCAGATGGCACCCTCGCTTCAATGTAGACGAGGTGCCTGACATAATACCAGCTGAGTTGCCCCAGCCCCCTCAGGTGGACAAGCTGACCACGGCGCAGGAGGTGTTGACCAAGGCCCGGAGCATGATGACCCCAAAG ATGGAAAAGGCTCTTGCCAACCTGGCTCTAAGAACAGCTGAAACCAGCCCAGGAAAGCATGAGGACCCCAAAGCAACGCCCACGGCCAACACCTCCAGTGCCCTGAAAGGGGTGTCCCAGGCCCTGCTAGAGAGG ATCAGAGCAAAGGAGGCTCAGAAACTGCAGGCTCTGATGACCCGGAATCCACAACAGGAGGAGCGGCTCGTCATGATCTCCCGGCTGCCAGAGATGGCACGCCTCCTACGCAACGTGTTTGTGGCCGAGAAGAAGCAGGCGCTGACTATGGAGGTGGCGTGTACGCGGATGCTCGACAGCTACCGGACCACAATGACATCTG GTGAAATGGAGAAACACCTACACCTCTTCTCAGAGTTGCTGCCTGACTGGGTCGTCATCCATCCAATCAGGAAAGACACCTACATCAAGCTGGACAAGAGCATGGACCTCAATGTCCTTATGGAGAGACTGACAAGGATGattaaggaggaggagaagctctga
- the APRT gene encoding adenine phosphoribosyltransferase encodes MVSSALSGLLPASSARGTSPAEGRLRSARGSMSGDLWERRRLLEERVRAFPDFPSPGVLFRDITPLLKDPIAFRTVIDILEHRVRTHYPQIDFIAGLDSRGFLFGPVLAQRLGIGCVLIRKKGKLPGPTESVSYTLEYGQAELEIQSDALEPGEKVILVDDLLATGGTMCAACELMKKLKADILECVVVIELKSLKGAEKLKPFPVYSLLQYD; translated from the exons ATGGTTTCCTCCGCACTCTCCGGTCTCCTCCCCGCCAGCAGCGCGCGAGGCACTAGTCCGGCCGAGGGGCGCCTGCGCAGTGCCCGAGGCAGCATGAGCGGGGATCTGTGGGAGCGGCGGCGCCTGCTGGAGGAGCGGGTCCGGGCCTTcccggacttcccctcccccggggTGCTCTTCCG TGATATCACCCCTTTGCTAAAGGATCCTATAGCCTTCAGGACTGTGATTGATATTTTGGAACATCGTGTGAGGACACACTATCCACAGATCGACTTCATTGCGG GTCTGGATTCTCGCGGTTTCCTCTTTGGCCCAGTTCTGGCACAGAGACTAGGGATTGGCTGTGTGTTAATACGAAAAAAGGGGAAGCTTCCGGGTCCCACAGAATCCGTCTCATACACTCTTGAATATGGCCAG GCTGAACTTGAAATCCAGAGCGATGCCTTGGAACCGGGAGAGAAAGTGATCCTCGTTGATGACCTGCTTGCAACTGGAG GTACCATGTGTGCAGCCTGTGAGCTGATGAAGAAGCTGAAGGCTGATATCCTAGAGTGTGTGGTGGTCATCGAGTTAAAATCTCTGAAAGGGGCAGAAAAACTGAAACCCTTCCCAGTCTACTCTCTGCTGCAATATGACTAA